A window from Pseudomonas moraviensis encodes these proteins:
- a CDS encoding acyl-CoA thioesterase translates to MRSAGVLHADTEIMVPFFDVDTMHVVWHGHYVKYLEVARCALLDKIGHNYTQMVESGYAWPIIDLQLRYVRSAVFGQRLNVRASLVEWENRLKINYLITDLQTGERLTRASSVQVAVEVSSREMQLASPKVFTDAVERMLR, encoded by the coding sequence ATGCGTAGTGCCGGAGTGCTTCACGCCGATACCGAGATTATGGTGCCGTTCTTCGACGTCGACACCATGCACGTGGTCTGGCACGGCCATTACGTCAAATACCTGGAAGTGGCGCGCTGCGCGCTGCTGGACAAGATCGGCCACAACTACACGCAGATGGTCGAGTCTGGTTACGCCTGGCCGATCATCGACCTGCAGCTGCGCTACGTGCGCAGCGCGGTGTTCGGTCAACGGCTGAATGTGCGCGCCAGTCTGGTCGAGTGGGAAAACCGCCTGAAGATCAATTACCTGATCACCGACCTGCAGACCGGCGAGCGCCTGACCCGCGCCAGCTCGGTGCAGGTCGCCGTCGAAGTCAGCAGCCGCGAGATGCAGCTGGCTTCACCGAAAGTCTTCACCGATGCCGTGGAAAGGATGCTGCGATGA
- a CDS encoding HAL/PAL/TAL family ammonia-lyase: MTTPTHEPVTFGERPLRIEDVLALANRQAPVQLQADADYRERIAKGARFLDSLLDKEGVIYGVTTGYGDSCVVAVPLHHVEALPRHLYTFHGCGLGKLLDAQATRAVLAARLQSLCHGVSGVRVELLERLHAFLEYDILPLIPEEGSVGASGDLTPLSYVAATLSGEREVMFRGERRQAADVHRELDWTPLVLRPKEALALMNGTAVMTGLACLAFARADYLLQLATRITALNVVALQGNPEHFDERLFAAKPHPGQMQVAAWLRKDLAIDAPTAPLHRLQDRYSLRCAPHVLGVLADSLNWLRGFIETELNSANDNPIIDAEAERVLHGGHFYGGHIAFAMDSLKNLVANVADLLDRQLALLVDERYNHGLPSNLSGAPADRAMINHGFKAVQIGTSAWTAEALKNTMPASVFSRSTECHNQDKVSMGTIAARDAIRVLELTEQVAAATLLAANQGVWLRAQAFDARPLPPALAAMHAELGKDFPPVIEDRALEGELRLCLQRIAAQHWRLHA; encoded by the coding sequence ATGACGACGCCAACCCATGAGCCGGTAACCTTCGGCGAACGCCCCCTGCGCATCGAAGACGTGCTGGCCCTGGCCAACCGTCAGGCGCCCGTGCAGTTGCAGGCTGACGCCGACTATCGCGAGCGCATCGCCAAGGGCGCGCGTTTTCTCGATTCGCTGCTGGACAAGGAAGGGGTGATCTACGGCGTCACCACCGGTTACGGCGATTCCTGCGTGGTCGCGGTGCCGCTGCATCACGTCGAGGCGCTGCCGCGTCATCTCTATACTTTTCACGGTTGCGGCCTCGGCAAGCTGCTCGACGCGCAAGCCACCCGCGCGGTGCTGGCAGCGCGTTTGCAGTCGTTGTGTCACGGCGTCTCCGGGGTGCGCGTGGAGCTGCTGGAGCGTCTGCATGCATTTCTCGAATACGACATCCTGCCGCTGATTCCCGAGGAAGGCTCGGTCGGCGCGAGCGGCGATCTGACCCCGCTGTCCTACGTCGCCGCGACCCTGTCCGGCGAGCGCGAAGTGATGTTCCGCGGCGAGCGTCGTCAGGCTGCCGATGTGCATCGCGAACTCGACTGGACGCCATTGGTACTGCGCCCGAAAGAAGCGCTGGCGCTGATGAACGGCACGGCGGTGATGACTGGCCTCGCCTGCCTCGCCTTCGCCCGCGCCGATTATCTGCTGCAACTGGCCACACGCATCACCGCACTCAACGTCGTCGCGCTGCAGGGCAATCCGGAGCACTTCGACGAGCGCCTGTTCGCCGCCAAGCCGCATCCGGGGCAGATGCAGGTGGCCGCATGGCTGCGCAAGGATCTGGCGATCGACGCGCCAACCGCGCCGCTGCATCGTCTGCAGGATCGTTACTCGCTGCGTTGCGCGCCGCATGTGCTCGGCGTGCTGGCGGACAGCCTGAACTGGCTGCGCGGTTTCATCGAAACCGAACTGAACAGTGCCAACGACAACCCGATTATCGATGCCGAAGCCGAGCGCGTTCTGCATGGCGGGCACTTCTACGGCGGGCACATCGCCTTCGCCATGGACAGTTTGAAAAACCTTGTGGCCAACGTCGCCGATCTGCTCGATCGGCAACTGGCGCTGCTGGTCGACGAACGCTACAACCACGGCTTGCCGAGCAACCTGTCCGGCGCACCCGCCGATCGGGCGATGATCAATCACGGCTTCAAGGCGGTGCAGATCGGCACCAGTGCCTGGACCGCCGAAGCGCTGAAGAACACCATGCCGGCCAGCGTGTTCTCGCGCTCCACCGAGTGCCACAACCAGGACAAGGTGAGCATGGGCACCATCGCCGCCCGTGATGCGATTCGCGTGCTGGAGCTGACCGAGCAGGTTGCCGCCGCCACGCTGCTCGCCGCCAATCAGGGCGTGTGGCTGCGCGCTCAAGCCTTCGACGCGCGTCCGCTGCCGCCGGCGCTGGCGGCGATGCACGCAGAACTGGGCAAAGACTTCCCGCCGGTCATCGAAGACCGCGCGCTGGAAGGCGAATTGCGCCTGTGCCTGCAACGCATCGCCGCGCAACACTGGAGGCTGCATGCGTAG
- a CDS encoding glycosyl transferase, with product MSEEVDNKHWADREERGSFLLMKFTAFAAKVLGRRLLSPLLYAIVLYFFLFGRIARRSAWQYQQRLAEWSQRDDLRPSHWRVFGQFMTFADSLLDKLDVWNGKLSIEQIEIIDPALLRKQLRGSRGQLLVGAHLGNLEVCRALAEIGEKVTMNVLVHTKHAEQFNRLLGEAGATNLRLIQVSELDPVIMLQLHERLERGEWLAIAGDRVPLHGGRSVTVDFLGHPAPFPQGPWLLAGLLKCPVNLLMCLKQPDGHYRLTLEPFADAVVWTRREREQVIHQWATRYAQRLSHYCLEAPQQWFNFYPFWKTDDDANP from the coding sequence ATGAGCGAAGAAGTCGACAACAAGCACTGGGCCGACCGCGAAGAACGCGGCAGTTTCCTGCTGATGAAGTTCACCGCATTCGCCGCCAAAGTGCTTGGCCGGCGCCTGCTGAGTCCGTTGCTGTACGCCATCGTGCTGTATTTTTTCCTCTTCGGCCGCATCGCCCGGCGCAGTGCCTGGCAGTACCAGCAGCGTCTGGCCGAGTGGAGTCAGCGTGACGACCTGCGCCCGAGCCACTGGCGGGTATTCGGCCAGTTCATGACATTCGCCGATTCGCTGCTCGACAAGCTCGATGTGTGGAACGGCAAACTGAGCATCGAACAGATCGAAATCATCGACCCGGCGCTGCTGCGCAAGCAGTTGCGCGGCAGTCGCGGACAACTGCTGGTCGGCGCGCATCTGGGCAATCTCGAAGTGTGCCGGGCGTTGGCGGAGATCGGCGAAAAGGTCACCATGAACGTGCTGGTGCACACCAAGCACGCCGAGCAGTTCAACCGCCTGCTTGGTGAGGCCGGGGCGACCAACCTGCGCCTGATCCAGGTCAGCGAACTCGACCCGGTGATCATGCTGCAACTGCACGAACGGCTGGAGCGCGGCGAGTGGCTGGCGATCGCCGGTGACCGCGTGCCGCTGCACGGCGGGCGCAGTGTCACTGTAGACTTTCTCGGCCATCCGGCGCCGTTCCCGCAAGGCCCGTGGTTGCTGGCCGGTCTGCTCAAGTGCCCGGTCAATCTGCTGATGTGCCTCAAGCAACCTGACGGCCACTATCGCCTGACTCTCGAACCGTTCGCCGACGCGGTGGTGTGGACACGCCGCGAGCGCGAGCAGGTCATTCATCAGTGGGCCACCCGCTACGCGCAGCGCCTAAGTCACTATTGCCTCGAAGCCCCACAGCAATGGTTCAACTTTTACCCTTTCTGGAAGACCGATGACGACGCCAACCCATGA